tctctcaATAGgaaaagaacagaaaaaaaaaaaaatcaaatataggGTAACTAATAAAAAGTTAATGCAACAATGGAAACCAGATGTTTAGAgcgaataatatcaatcaattaGAAAGAAAGATTGTATATCAAAAAAGTAgataacaaacaaataaacataaaatccAACATGATTATAGATGGATATGCTTCCATGAATTGGGAAAAGGCTTCACTGAGTTCActcaattattattatagatcAATTCACATTATGCTTAGAGGAAAATCATCATCTTCGTAATCCATCACATGATTCCAAAGTGTCACAAGTTTTGTAACAAATACATAGAAACGCATATAAGAAGGATCCATAAAGAATCAAACCAAAAGTATTTAAGATGTGAAAAGTATAAAGCTTTTGTCTGTTTGACATTCTGGATACAATGTAGGCAAAATGTAGGATAAGCAAGTTCTCCTATATTCAGCACTCTTTTGTTCACTAAAACCTACTGCATGTCGTTTTTTTAGAGGAAATACAAATTATGCGAACATGAGATTTTGGAACCTACATAACTACATAAGATGAAAATGATAcccccataaaaataaaaatatatgataaataaatgaaaaaaataagaagaagttAGGAAGGAAGATGAGGGCAGGGTTTGATGCTAACCTTCCCTGAATCACTAGGATTCTCAGCATAGATGAGATGAAGAGGTGGGAGAAGACTAATATCCATGGGTGTGTAGATGCCATGCCCCAAGTCATCCATGTATTCCTTGCTAAAATCCTACACAAGGAAATTTGCATATCTAGGTGATTACATTTTTACCCATTAGATGTGCACAAGCTCTGTCAAAAATTCAAACCACATACCATGTGAACAAGGCCTCCATAAACCTGTGCTACCCGGTCTTGGAGACCAGCAACAATTCCAAGTTCTTTCTCTGCAGCGAGGACAAGATTAGGCCTGACATCTACTTTAATCAAATGCCTAACTTTGTAGAAGTCAAGAAGGCAGCTTAAGGCAGCACATACAATAGCACTAGAACCTGAAAGTCCTGTCTGAAATGTCAAAATCATAACTTAAGCCATGTTGCAATatcaaaaaagtcaaaaattaaGTTCTAAACAACTATCTCTTCTATTGAAGAGAAGATTAGTAACAACAACAGACACTATAACACATTTGGTCACCAAAGGTCACATAAAAACTTTGCTACAAAATCAAAAAGTGAAACATGCTTGCAATTCATTTTTGTCTACaagcaaatatatataacatcaaACATTAAGGAAATGGGACTCATGCCTTGTTATATTCACTTTCAGCAGTGTCCATAAACATTAAGGAAAAGATAACCTCCAAACAAGGAAATGAAGATAAAAATTTCACAAAGTGAGAAATATTTAAAtcttaatttgttaaattaaacatcaatcacaatataTTGGAAGACGCAAGATAACCATGGTTATAATGGCATTCATGAGCAAGtgcataatagaaaaaataaattaaaaagaaaagacaagaaatGGGACTCATGCCTTGTCATTTATTCATCTTGCAAGTCAATTCCTCtcaaaataaacaataacaaataagtgtgcgtgtgtgtgtgtatgtatatatatatttaaattggtAAGTTATACATACAACCAGTAGATCTTGAACTCACAATCTCATCCTACACCTAGAACTTGGAAAGGGAGGAGGTGCCAATTGAATAAGAGCTCATTGGCAACAAACAAATGAGTCTTACCAGGACTTATAACTGGTTCATAGAGGAAAATCAAATCAGCAACAAGGATGTAACTCACTCAACAGAAACAATTTTTTCCACAACGTAATACATGTTATTCCTTGTCATTTTACCAAGATAGAGGGTTGAATAAATAGATGGCATAACCTCAAAGCCAATAAAATAGACATGTAGCAAACAGTAAACTTTGCAAAGAAACATAGGAATActggaaaaaataaatcatagaGATGTGTATCACAACTGAAATAATGATTATCACAAAAAGAGCTAAGAAATTTCTGGCAGAACTGGACTAAAGCTTTACCTGACGAGGGATATTAGTGTCATATGATAGAGTGAAATTTCCTCCATGAAGATCAATCTTGTTATCCGTGCAATAATTATGGAAAACTCTACAAATTGCCATAAGCAATCGTACACCTCCATAATAACCTTCATTATCTAACCGATTCACCTGttaaaaaaggtaaaataacattttttattatccaAAACCTGTAGCATCATGTACATGGACTAAGATAAGACTTGATCACCACAACATTTTATATGAAGGGAAAAAAACCTTAACGTTAAAAAACACACCCatcaagagagagagacgaactaaaatatataatactGTAAGATAAGCTGTttccccaccaaaaaaaaaaaaaactcaaaacctcccattcatttttttattattattatttttgtctttgcATTTGGATGTGAATTGGAAAATGTCAAGCCAAACACAAATTGTGATTTAGAAGGTATTACTGGATACCGGGAATCAGCCACTCCAAAAAAATGCCGTATGGCCGCCCACCATGCCCTCTCCTAGACTCCAAAGTGGAAGCTTTGTGAACTGAGTACGACTAACAGTATATTGGGTAATTGAAAAACTAACACTAGAGGAACACCATCAACTACAATTACCGGACAAAAGAATTTTCACACATAACTCCAAATGCATATCAGAACAAAAGAGCTATAACTTTGGTATGCAAAAGTTTACCTTTCAATCTGTTAAAAGAAACATATAAATACTTAAGTGACAACACATACTCTCCTGAACAAATCTCCTTTATCCTACCACATGCAAACTATAGAATTGCACACGGTTTGTGAAAAAAATACCCACACTCCTAAACCATTGATTTGGCAAATGCAGCAGTTTAAGGCACCAAATATACAACTGCATCAACTCTAGAAATCTGCATTTTTTGCTCTATTCAGAGCAATATCCAATGCCCAGTTCACAAGGGCTTCAATTGAACTGATGTGACACCATACGGATCCGGTCCTTGCAGCCCACAACTGTGCAACAAATCCATATATTTTGCTCTATCCATCACACTCAACTGGCAAACatgatttaataataattcCAAGGGCATTTCTCCTAAGCATAAAGGATAACATGTTCATTCAAATTGATTTCGAGGAAATTCTTCCAACCCACTACATGGTGACTAAAAAGATTATTCACAAGTACTTTTAGGACCTATTTAAAAGTGAGATGGCTTGTTTGAATCAGTCAATGAGTCATGTGATTACAATACACGTAGAATCGCCATATAAAGGGTTAGGGGAgattcttaatatatatatatatatatatatatatatatatatatatatatatatatatatatatatatatagatttaaagTAATTATTCAGTACTTGGATCTGACATACTAGTGGGTCCTATTGATAACATATTCCTGATAGGATCCACTCCCCCCAGAGCAGTAAAAATAATTCTCCAAATCTTATACATGAAATCCCACCAGTTACCATATCAAAAACTGAACCTTTAAATCCCACATATCAAGATCTAACCTTCAAATATCATCTTTCACAGCAAATGCAAGCTACAGATCAAATCTAAATCACATTCtaatacccccccccccccccaaaaaaaaaaacccatttagaGAAATGTAGATAACaccaaaataaacaacaaaaacaaaagttgagCTTGTTATACATTGAAGGCAATACCaaaaccaataacaaaaacaagaacatatatacacacagaTCTTCAAAATTCAAAGTGCCACATTATAGAGATcaattatgagagagagagagagagagagagagagaccaagtGATGGAGAGACCGGAACTGGACGGGATCGTGGGTGGGATGGGGAGTGATGATGAGGTGATCAGACGGCTGTAATTGAACGTCAGCCCAGAAGTTATCGAAAGTGAAAGAGATAGTGTTGCCATAATACACGTCGCTTGGATTTCCAAGCAGTCCAACTCTAGCATAAGCCTTGTGCTCTATcacttttttgttgttattctCACTCTTTGATGATTccattgttctttctttctaacTCTACTTGCAGAAACTGGATTctgttttatatatacataaacaCATACGAGGTGCCACGTCAGCCTCAAGTGTTGCTGTTGCTAAGGTTTTTCCTTTCTTCAGTTTGAGTTTATCTAATGTTGAATACACTCTGTCTGTCTGTCTAATGCTCTGCCAAATCTAGACTTTTAATAAGGTGGCATGGTTAATGGTACTATTCAAGATCTAATGTCATTGGTGGGCCACttgataattttcaaaagtttgtcgGCTTAACTTTTATAGACGCgtgataaatatttattatgattatattaAATAAGAAGCGTGAtagatatttaaatattaaaaataatgtgtaaaattgtcGAAAGTTTTCGATTTTATGCATATTATTATTAGCCAATAATCTGTGcaataaatagaattttttctcaaaatataattttttttctttctaaaatttgaaatttgataaaaatgatagttattaataaatatttgtattaTTGCATTTGCATATGAAACTATTcatattactattttaaaaaaatatgtcacAATGGAATCTTTATACCATTTAAACTTAATTGAAAATATGGGTTACTATATTagagtgaaagaaaaagaaaataaaataaaatgttaggcCTTCTCAAGATTATGTGGCAAAACGTCAAGAGGTGAGCCAAAAGTATTATCTCTCTAGCCACCTAAGTAAGGTGTCATGTGAATCTCCTTCATAATTAATCCTTATCCAATATTAATTTGCTGTCAGGCTTACACGCTTTAAGATTTATTAAGAGTAATAtaataatcacaaaaaaaactgCAAGATATATGTCACTTTATTCTGTTCATTCCAGCTTTGCCCCAAGATTTCTGGCTTCTTTTGTTTCTGTTATAATTTGTTCATTTAAGGATTGTTGAACTTAAATCATAAGCCATGCGTTAGACATTAATTTAACTTAAAAAGCAGTTCCACTTATCCAAAATTTGAGGATTGCTGAGCTCATAGGTGGTGCTAATTAGATCAGAACTAGGGGAATTGATAAACGAACTGTAATAATGTTTGTTTTAGGCCATATGAGGAGTGTATGAAATATGAATTGCTTGATCCAACCAAGACTCAATTTTTATGGTTGGATCCAATTGAATGCTCAATCTAACCATATGCTGTACATCCAAAACCCGAAACCCGACAAAACTGCCACACCCAGAAGGATCCGAACCAAAAATCGACCAATCGTGAAGTAATACATGCATATGATTGGCTAGTGAATAATAACTGTGCAGGCTGATACTCAAAACCAAACTTGGCACAAAGATCACATGATTAACATTAGTCTATGTTAATTTACACATAAAGATACTGGTTTTAGTGCGTAATTTAAGATTTGCCTTCGGCACAAGGAGGAATTACAAATAAACAGAAGGTAAAACAAAGCAAACCTAAGTGCAGAAGACAAGAAGGACCCATATATTCAGTCTTCCTCCTCTTCACCTTCTTCAGGCAGCCCAACGTCATCTCCAATACCTTCAAGCAGTGTGTCAACGTCCTCCCCTAACTCAAGCAACCTCGCACTTAATTTTTCCACCCTGCTCTGTTCTTGGCCAAGGCACACAAGCAAATCATTCAGTTCTGCCTCACTGTCCTTCTGGGCTTCTTCCCTTGCTGCAGCCTTTATTGCCTCAACATCTGGAATTGTTGAGGGCCCTCCACTCTTCAAAGCTCTCACCTCCTTTTCTAGATATAAGTTGGCCTGTTCAAGACTGTTGTAAGCATCAGACAGGCTCTTCAGATCAGATTCCATCTTCCCGGCTAAATTTCTGTACATGGATGCCTCAGACTCGATCTTGGCCTTATCTGTCTTGAGCATCTCCAACCGTTGAGATGCTTCTTGAAGATCTCTTCGGAGTTTCTCTACCTGGACTCTATCCAGGCCCCCACTCACTCTCTGCTCAGGCTGGGAATTACTGCCTCCACCAGTTTTTGCAAGGTCCTCAGCCAAAAGTGAATTTCGGCTAAGAAGGTCCTAAAAGACGAGGAAAGggcaggggaaaaaaaaagcaagtcaAATTTAGCCCTCACTGAAGTGCAGTTCTACAGAAATCTTCCAACAAGATGGCCTGTTAATCGCCAATGCTTATGCTCATCAACAATGAGTTAATGGGCGACACTTCTGACCACAAATTTTAATATGATCAGTGGTATAACATTATCGTTTTAGAAAATTCTCCAAGGAGTAAGGACATGCCTCAGAATGACATATAATATTGGAATCATTATAGAATGACATATAAGGACATTGGAAATGTTGACATAGTACAGCATAAGAAAGATTTGACAACTGTAACACCATTTGTAACCAGACAGCCATCCGACAAACAAAGAGGGTTACCTACAGCTGATCCATATTACTATCCTAATGGTACCCTCCCATTCATTATGACGCTTTTCCCATTCATTATGCTACACTTTTCGGAAGAATGATTAGAAAAGCATGAATTGTAAAAAGAACAATACCTGTATCTCAGAGCACTGCTTCTCCACAAATGTTTTCAGCCGCTTGATATACTGCCCATCACTTTCCCCACTTCTCTGTTCCAATTCTGCTGGCACCACCGACACCTTGTTCTTTGGGTGACTGTAGACCTCAACAATGCTTTCTCTGATATCTCCCTCCAATTTCTTGACAAGGTTCACAAATTGAACATCAAAGATTGCCGAGAGAAT
This genomic stretch from Castanea sativa cultivar Marrone di Chiusa Pesio chromosome 1, ASM4071231v1 harbors:
- the LOC142611125 gene encoding glucuronokinase 1-like, producing the protein MESSKSENNNKKVIEHKAYARVGLLGNPSDVYYGNTISFTFDNFWADVQLQPSDHLIITPHPTHDPVQFRSLHHLVNRLDNEGYYGGVRLLMAICRVFHNYCTDNKIDLHGGNFTLSYDTNIPRQTGLSGSSAIVCAALSCLLDFYKVRHLIKVDVRPNLVLAAEKELGIVAGLQDRVAQVYGGLVHMDFSKEYMDDLGHGIYTPMDISLLPPLHLIYAENPSDSGKVHSTVRQRWLNGDEFIISSIQEVANLAKEGRTALLEKDYSKLAKLMNRNFDLRRSMFGDDALGALNIKMVEVARKVGAASKFTGSGGAVVAFCPDGPSQVKLLENECQEAGFIVIPLKVVPSCLSDEELKTLKK